Genomic window (Phocoena phocoena chromosome 20, mPhoPho1.1, whole genome shotgun sequence):
GTCTATGTTTGGGTATAATTAATCTTATGTACctgtagaaagagaaaacaagaccAAGTCTAAAGGTattattggtttaaaaaaaaaaaagcagtcactCAGATCAGCCAGGAGAGGGGGAGGGTTGGTCATTTTTGTTTGGGTAATCATGTATTGTCCCTGTTGAGACATGATTGCAGAGTGGTCTTGTTTTTGCCTTGATGTATCATGGTAACAAAGTGGCCTTCTCTGACGCTGATTTTCTGTGAAACTCTTTATGTCAAAAAGACTcagcccaggcttccctggtggcgcagtggtcgagagtccgcctgccgatgcaggggacgtgggttcgtgccccggtccgggaagatcccacatgccgcggagcggctgggcccgtgagccatggccgctgggcctgcgcgtccggagcctgtgctccgcaacgggagaggcccgcataccaaaaaaaaaaaaaaaaaaaaagactcagccCTTCTAGCTCCTCCTCCTCAGGCCAGATGCTCTGTATCCTAAGAATGTCTCCAACAACTAGACACAAAGTGTGCCCACCCCTTGGGAAGTCCACCTACGCAAACAGTGTTAGGgcaagaattttgttttttaagtgcaaacataatatcttaaattttgcctcttggcccacaaagcctaaaatgtttgcTATCTgatccttttcagaaaaagttttcCAATATTGGTCTCAGGAAGAAaacactttatcttttttttttaaaaaaattaatttacttatttatttttggctgcattgggtcttcgttgctgcgtgcgggttttctctagttgtgtcgagcagggactactcttcgttgcggtgcacgggcttctcattgcagtggcttctcttgtttgcggagcacgggctctaggcgtgtgggcttcagtagttgtggcacgcaggctcagtagctgtggctcatgggctctagaccgcaggcatcaatagttgtggtgcacgggcttagttgctccgcagcatgtgggatcttcccggaccagggctcgaacccgtgtcccttgcattggcaggcggattcttaaccactgtgccaccagagaagtccctatcaTATCATTTCAGTTgacacagaaaaggcatttgacaaaataaaacatccagtaatgataaaatatctcaactaactagggaaagaagagaacttcctcaacttgataaaaggCACCTAGCAAAAACCAGCAGGTGACATCATACTTAataaagactgaatgctttccccatGTGActgggaacaaagcaaggatgtccactctcacttcTATTCAAAATTGTACTAGAAGTCTTAGCCAGTGCaccaaagcaagaaaaaaaaaagcatacagattggaaaggaagaaataattttctatcctagaaaattctaaggaatctacaaaaacctAGAATTTCAAGTAGTTTATCAAGGTCATTCGACATGAaggcagtacacacacacacacaaatcatttTTCAATACCCTACcaatgtacaattttttttaatatcacaaaTGAGGTCTTTTATTTGTCACCATTAAAAGTCTGATTTTTCAACAGATTCCTGGACTGGTGGCTCATATCCATCAGCTCGTTCAACTTTAGCACCTCTCTGGTCCCCAGGAGCTTTTCCAGAACTACTACCTTCACCATGTAGCTCCATGAGTTTTCCCAATTCAAACCTGGGCTGCTTCAGCATTTTTGCTTTTCTAACAAAGACCTCATGGAGTGGATAAATAGATCGGCAGGCCTTTTCTATGTCTTTTCCAGTGCTGTCTGGAATCAGTTTATTGACCACCCCTTTCGGGTCATTTGTCTGCACCTCTCGGGTCATGAGTTCCGTCATCTCCTTGCGGATCTGGCGGACCTGCTGGTGCTGGGCATCAGAGGTCTTCCGAATCTGATTGGTGCGTTTTTTAGTAAAACCCACACAGAAGAGACGAAGCAAATAACCATCGGTAGTCTTGACATCAGCGTGAGCTCCGATCACGGTCTGCCATTTTGTGACCATGGAGCCATTTTGTCACGGGTAGGATCCACGCCGTGGAAACCAGTCAGGCAGTTTTTGCCCTGAACGTCCTCAGTAATAAGCTCGAATTTTCTAAATGCGACTTCATCACTCTGCAGATCGGCAGGGCTCGCTTCAAACACACGCCCCCTGCGGCCATCGGATGCGATTTTGGTTCCTTGAGTTCTCGTGACTAGTGTTTTCCTAATATTTCTTATATTGAACATACCTGGTGCTTTCACATCATACCAATCTTTCTTAGAAAATGGGTCAACCACTTCCTTCTTGGCTCCCTTTTTACCGCCTTTCGTAAGGTGCTTGTTCTTTCCAACCGCCATGGTAATGCTCCGAGAGCCAAAAAAAGCTGTACAATTTTTAATAACCCTAGTAATGTATAATATTTCTATGCCCTAGCAATGTacgaaatttaaaaacaatgccatttacaaGTGTGGAGCCCTATATCGAGGGCACAGGACAAAAATCTCCAGAATTAACCAAGCCCCCATAGCAACCGTTGCCATGGGCTCTCCTGACCTAACCGGACAGCCCCCAACTCCGTATTAGGTACAATATTCACCTTGTAGCATCCTGACCAATCACCTAATGCCATCCTGCCAGCAGGAGTTTTCTTTGTCTTGCGGCTGTAAAAGTTGGCTTCTAGCCCACAGAGGGGGTCGGCTCTCCCTGGTCTATCAGGAAGTGGGCCCGCTGTATTTGCAGCACCCCTCGCTAACTCTGCTCTTTGTTCTCAATAAACTCACTCTTTTCTAAAACActttgtgtctggaaattcttccaACCCCCACACGGACCACAGTATTTTGGTGGCCCGTACGGGGACGCTCAGGGGGTCCCCCCTCCACACTGTCGTTTCTTTTTTCGAACCCTCTGTGAACAGGCGAGGGGCACCCTCTGGTGTGTTCTGAAGGCCTCACAACCCATTACGCCCCAGTAACTGCCACCCAAGCGGGTGAGgcctctccttttcctctctctctctcgggcTCAGGACCGGGCCAATTAATATCGTACGGGCACGGGTCAGGCACTTAAAAGCCATTAGGGCGCCTGCCGCTTGAAGACTCCCGTGAAAGGGAAAGGGGGTCACGGAACAGACCAGGCTGTTAGAGCATCTGCCCCCAGCGAGACAACTTCCGCGCACCGTGAGGCACATATTGGTTCAAGCAGAGCACTGAGCCCCCTCCCCTTGGCCGCCGCCTTCCCGCCAGGACTACAAGGCCGATTCTTCAGCCTGTCTTCTCTGTTACTTTCACCTTTTTCTCGGGCCAGATTGATTTACAGGAGCCTCGGTGTTGCCTCTGAGCCGTCCCAGGAGTGCTTTTCACGTTTCAGGGAATCGCCAAACAGAGAGTCACCCGCTGGGTCCTGGGAAtctgtctctcctttctttctttctctgcctgagcCACGCGATGCCTTAGTTGCATGGTTTGTCCCTCAGTCACATGCTCAGGGGTCACCTCTCATGGTCGGACGCGATTGTTGGGACGGTCGGCCCATTTTATGCCTTAGTCGTACGGAGAGATCACTGGGACAAAGGGGACACCTTTCTGTCAGCCGGTGACTCTCAGTACCCCCTCTTTCTATGGCATACAGGCTAAGAACGGGTTCTGGTATGTCTAGGAGCCTCCCTCAGACTCACCCCTCGGCTGTATCCTCAGGAACTGGAAAACATTTGACCATGAAAATCTCAAAAAGAAGAGGctcgttttcttttttctcttttttttcttttttttgcggtatgcgggcctctcactgttgtggcctctcccgttgcggagcacaggctccggacgcgcaggcccagcggccatggctcacgggcccagccgctctgcggcatgtgggatcctcccggaccggggcatgaacccgcgtcccctgcatcggcaggcgggctctcaaccactgcgccaccatggaagccctcattttcttttgtaacacAGCGTGGCCCCAGTATAAACTGGGGGACCGAGAACAATGGCCTGTTAATGGCACACTAAATTATAACATGATCCTCCAACTTGATCTCTTTTGCTGGAAACAAGGAAAGAACTCAGAGATCCCTTATGTCCAGACCTTAATGGCCCGTAGTCAGAATCCAGATCTGAGGGACTCATGCCGCATGTGTCTTTCTGTTGCCaccttctccccctgccccctctgtctccctctccatcAAATATCCTAGGCGACACTCTACCTGACAtttcctgtcccccaccccatcaACCCCCTTTGCTTCAGCCCCCGCCCCTGCCTCAACCCACAGCTCCGCATCAGCCACCCCCTTTATCAGGGTGAAAGCccgctctcccctccccacacaagATCAAGGACTGCCCAACGCCAGGAAGCAGATTGTAATATGCTTCCCTTAAGGGAAGACATGGTCACTATTAGAGTCCATGTTCCCTCTCCCATGTCTGACATTTCCCAAATTCAAAACAAGTTAGGTTCCCTCAATCAGGATCCCACCACCTTTATCAAGGAATTTCAGGCCCTCACCATAGCCTTTGACCTGACCTGGCAAGACATTCATGTAGTCCCGACCACTTGtactcaggaagagaaaaaacaggATATGGGCATCAAGCGAAGCTTGGGCAGACGAGGCACATGCTTGAAAATCCCAATGAAAATCGAATGGGAGCAGATGCGGTCCTGAGAGCGGATCCCAGATGGAGATACCAGGCAAATGATAACGGGCCAGCAGGGGCACGAACCAGGAGAGACTACATGATCACCTGCCTTCTAGAGGGCATGAGGAAAGCAGTCATTAAACCTGTCAATTACAATAAGCTTAGGGAAGTCACTCGAGACCCTTCTGAGAACCCAGCCCTTTTTCAGGCCCGGCTAGCAGAAGCCATGAGAAAATATGCCAACTTAGATCTGGATACTAACAAAGGAAGAGCAATACTTGCGGTCCACTTCATAAGCAAGTCAACCCCAGACATTAGGCAAAAGCTACAAAAACTAGACCAGGGCCCCCAGACCCCATTCCCTGTGCTACTTGATATggcttttaaggtttttttttaacaacaggGAGGAAGCCTCCAGGAACAGgagggaacagagagagaaaattaagaaaacatgctCAATACTTTGCTCTTGATCTCCCCCAGTCCCGCTCTGGCAGGGTACAACGGGAGCTCTTCCTACCGGTCAAAAGCCACCGATGACCTGCTACCAATGCGGTCAGCCAGGGCACACCGTCAGAAACTGTCACGCCCCACCGCCTAATACCCCTTGTCCTATTTGCCAGCAGATGGGCCACTGGAGAAGGAGCTGTCCCTCTCACCCTCAAGCCAGTGGGCCGGCACCCAAGGCTCCCAGTAACAAGGGTA
Coding sequences:
- the LOC136140222 gene encoding LOW QUALITY PROTEIN: small ribosomal subunit protein eS1-like (The sequence of the model RefSeq protein was modified relative to this genomic sequence to represent the inferred CDS: inserted 1 base in 1 codon), yielding MAVGKNKHLTKGGKKGAKKEVVDPFSKKDWYDVKAPGMFNIRNIRKTLVTRTQGTKIASDGRRGRVFEASPADLQSDEVAFRKFELITEDVQGKNCLTGFHGVDPTRDKMXSMVTKWQTVIGAHADVKTTDGYLLRLFCVGFTKKRTNQIRKTSDAQHQQVRQIRKEMTELMTREVQTNDPKGVVNKLIPDSTGKDIEKACRSIYPLHEVFVRKAKMLKQPRFELGKLMELHGEGSSSGKAPGDQRGAKVERADGYEPPVQESVEKSDF